A window from Setaria italica strain Yugu1 chromosome VIII, Setaria_italica_v2.0, whole genome shotgun sequence encodes these proteins:
- the LOC101770386 gene encoding uncharacterized protein LOC101770386: protein MPSLQAVMGGGGGGGRKGGGVSGNDGTNTSSTTLVSLLRARSERSARAEERVEWVRSQLVGGDAEFETPFGRRALLYADHTASGRALLYIEDYILKHLLPFYGNTHTEDSYVGSRTTRTARKAARYIKRCMGAGPGDALLFCGSGATAAAKRLQEAIGVAPCPAAALRARQLLRPEERWIVFVGPYEHHSNLLSWRRSLADVVEVPAAGDGLVDLEALRRALAAPEHADRPMLGAFSACSNVTGVLTDTRAIARILHQHGAFACFDFAASGPYVDIDMRSGEMDGYDAVFLSPHKFVGGPGTPGILLMNQALYRLAGHPPTTCGGGTVAYVNGFSEEDTVYYEDIEEREDAGTPPIVQKVRASLAFWVKEHVGRDAVALRERAYADAAMARLLANPNVEVLGNVTARRLPIFSFLVYPPDGDRRRLPLHGRFVARLLNDLFGIQARGGCACAGPYGHALLGVGEELSLRIRAAIVRGFHGVKPGWTRVSFAYYMSREELRFVLAAVDFVAAHGHRFLPLYAFDWATGNWAFRRRTFKHHAMREDLLRGGDHRRHVAANADDQKKKAAASGDGQAADGGGLVGDKYESYLEIATRIALSLPDTYDELVSSVPKGIDPDIILFRV from the exons ATGCCGTCGCTTCAAGcggtgatgggcggcggcggcggcggcggcaggaaagGCGGCGGCGTGTCGGGGAATGATGGTACGAATACGAGTAGTACTACCCTGGTGAGCCTCCTCCGGGCGAGGTCGGAGCGGAGCGCGAgggcggaggagagggtggAGTGGGTGCGGTcgcagctcgtcggcggcgacgccgagTTCGAGACTCCCTTCGGCCGCCGCGCGCTGCTCTACGCCGACCACACAGCCTCCGGCCGCGCGCTGCTCTACATCGAGGACTACATCCTCAAGCACCTCCTCCCCTTCTACG GGAACACGCACACGGAAGACAGCTACGTGGGGAGCCGGACGACGCGGACGGCAAGGAAGGCGGCGCGCTACATCAAGCGGTGCATGGGCGCGGGCCCCGGCGACGCGCTGCTCTTCTGCGGCTCGggcgccacggcggccgccAAACGGCTGCAGGAGGCCATCGGGGTGGcgccgtgcccggcggcggcgctgcgggctCGCCAGCTGCTGCGCCCGGAGGAGCGGTGGATCGTCTTCGTGGGGCCCTACGAGCACCACTCCAACCTCCTGTCGTGGCGCCGGAGCCTCGCCGACGTCGTCGAGGTCCCCGCGGCTGGCGACGGGCTCGTCGACCTCGAAGCGCTCCGGCGAGCGCTGGCGGCGCCCGAGCACGCCGACCGCCCCATGCTGGGCGCCTTCTCGGCGTGCAGCAACGTCACCGGCGTGCTCACCGACACCCGCGCCATCGCACGCATCCTCCACCAGCACGGCGCCTTCGCGTGCTTCGACTTCGCCGCCAG TGGGCCCTACGTGGACATCGACATGAGGTCGGGGGAGATGGACGGGTACGACGCGGTGTTCCTGAGCCCGCACAAGTTCGTCGGTGGGCCGGGCACACCGGGTATCCTGCTCATGAACCAGGCGCTCTaccgcctcgccggccacccgccgaccacctgcggcggcggcaccgtcgCCTACGTCAACGGCTTCAGCGAAGAG GACACGGTGTACTACGAGGACATCGAGGAGCGGGAGgacgccggcacgccgccgaTCGTGCAGAAGGTGCGCGCGTCGCTGGCGTTCTGGGTCAAGGAGCACGTCGGCCGCGACGCCGTCGCGCTTCGGGAGCGCGCctacgccgacgccgccatggCGCGGCTGCTCGCCAACCCAAACGTCGAGGTTCTCGGCAACGTCACGGCGCGCCGCCTCCccatcttctccttcctcgTCTACCCACCCGACGGCGACCGCCGGCGGCTGCCCCTGCACGGCCGGTTCGTGGCCAGGCTCCTCAACGACCTGTTCGGGATCCAGGCACGGGGCGGGTGCGCGTGCGCGGGGCCCTACGGGCACGcgctcctcggcgtcggcgaggagctcTCGCTCCGCATCCGCGCCGCCATCGTCCGGGGCTTCCACGGCGTGAAGCCCGGGTGGACGCGGGTGAGCTTCGCCTACTACATGTCCCGCGAGGAGCTCCGGTtcgtgctcgccgccgtcgactTCGTCGCCGCGCACGGCCACCGATTCCTCCCGCTCTACGCCTTCGACTGGGCCACGGGCAACTGGGCGTTCCGGCGACGGACGTTCAAGCACCACGCCATGAGGGAGGACCTTCTCCGCGGCGGCGACCATCGTCGTCACGTCGCCGCTAATGCTGACGACCAAAAGAAGAAGGCCGCCGCCAGCGGGGATGGTCAGGCCGCCGATGGTGGGGGGCTCGTCGGTGACAAGTACGAGAGCTACCTGGAGATCGCCACCAGGATCGCGCTCTCGCTGCCGGACACGTACGACGAGCTCGTTTCGAGCGTGCCCAAGGGAATAGATCCTGACATTATACTCTTTCGAGTGTGA